The following coding sequences are from one Primulina eburnea isolate SZY01 chromosome 15, ASM2296580v1, whole genome shotgun sequence window:
- the LOC140814309 gene encoding probable CCR4-associated factor 1 homolog 7, whose amino-acid sequence MDEMSELPKKNSIQIREVWNDNLESEFALIQDIVDDYPYVAMDTEFPGVVLRPVGNFKHINEYNYQTLKDNVDMLKLIQLGLTFSDKDGNLPTCGTGTSCIWQFNFREFNVSEDVFANDSIEVLRQSGIDFKKNNEMGADVNRFSELLMSSGIVLNDNVHWVTFHSGYDFGYLLKLLTCRSLPETQAGFFELLKMYFPVVYDIKHLMKFCNSLHGGLNKLAELLEVERFGICHQAGSDSLLTSHAFMKLKDNFFSGSTERYAGVLYGLGTEEGSEK is encoded by the coding sequence atggatgaaatgtCAGAGTTACCGAAGAAAAATTCGATTCAAATTAGAGAGGTATGGAATGACAATCTTGAATCAGAGTTTGCTCTGATTCAAGATATTGTCGATGATTACCCATATGTTGCTATGGATACAGAGTTTCCTGGTGTTGTTCTTCGCCCTGTGGGAAACTTTAAGCATATCAATGAGTATAATTATCAGACCTTGAAGGATAATGTTGACATGTTGAAGCTAATCCAGTTGGGTCTCACATTTTCGGATAAAGATGGGAATTTACCTACTTGTGGGACGGGAACCAGCTGCATTTGGCAATTTAATTTCCGTGAATTTAATGTGAGCGAGGATGTATTTGCAAATGATTCGATTGAAGTGTTGAGGCAATCTGGgattgattttaagaaaaataacGAAATGGGTGCTGATGTGAACCGTTTTTCCGAGCTTTTGATgtcttctggaattgttttgaaTGATAACGTCCATTGGGTGACGTTCCATAGCGGCTATGACTTTGGATACTTGCTTAAGCTATTGACTTGTCGAAGTTTACCCGAAACTCAAGCTGGATTCTTCGAGTTACTCAAGATGTACTTCCCAGTGGTGTACGACATCAAACATTTGATGAAATTCTGTAACAGCCTTCACGGTGGATTGAATAAGTTAGCCGAACTCCTAGAAGTAGAGAGGTTTGGAATTTGTCATCAGGCGGGTTCTGATAGTCTACTCACCTCACACGCTTTCATGAAGTTGAAAGACAACTTCTTCAGTGGCTCTACCGAGAGGTATGCCGGTGTTCTGTACGGTCTTGGTACCGAGGAGGGGTCCGAAAAATAA